The DNA window CGCAGCATAAAAGAAAAGCCGCCTGATTTTTAGGTGGTTTTTTGTATTTATTACTAAATACTTGTAGGATCTCTTGTTTTGGAAAATCCTTTTTATGTTAGAATATTAGAAGTATTTTCTAAAAAAGGGGGTAAACACAATAAAGAAAGTATATGAAATGAAAAAAAGACAGTTTACAGCAGCGGTTGTATTATTTGCGCTTGTAAGCTTTATATTTTTCCTATGGAGTAAAGGATGGGTAATTCCCAATGCCATAAGTGCCAACCGCTATGATATAAAAGGCGTAGACGTATCTTCTTATCAAGGGGAGATTGATTGGAATGTGCTGAGTAAACAAGATATTCAGTTTGCTTTTATCAAAGCAACGGAAGGAAGTTCATTTCAAGACCCTTTATTTAAACAAAACTGGGAACAAGCAAATCGGAAAAACATGCGGATCGGAGCTTATCACTTTTTTAGTTACGATAGTAAAGGTGAAACACAAGCGGCTAATTTTATCAAAACGGTCTCTTTTAAAAATAACGATTTGCCTCCAGTGATCGATGTAGAATTTTACGGAGATAAAAAACAAAACCTTCCGTCTCAGAAACATGTATACAAGGAGCTTTCTAGTATGATTAAACATCTTGAATCTCATTATGACAAGCGCGTCATTCTTTATACGACGCCTAAAGCGTATGACTTGTATATTAAAAACAGATATCCCGAGTGTGATATTTGGATTCGCGACGTTGTGAAAAAGCCAATTCTTGAAGAACAGAAGAACTGGACGTTTTGGCAGTATACGGACAAAGGGCGATTGAGCGGCTATAAAGGTAAAGAAACGTTTATTGATTTAAATGTGTTTAACGGAACTCAAGCAGAATTTGAAAAATACTAGTTTACTAGAAAGATAAGAGATGGAGGAAAAACGATGCCTACTTATAACAAGCTAGTGCGAGATAAAATTCCCACAATTATTGAACAAAGCGGAAAAACCTTCAAATCACGCGTGCTGCAGCGGGAAGAATATCAAAATGAGCTGATGAAAAAAGCAAAAGAAGAGCTTCAAGAATACATAGAAGCCCAAACGCATCAAGAGTCTATTGAAGAGCTCGCGGATTTATTGGAAGTCATGCACGCGCTAGCAGCTGTGCACGGAGCAACACCCGAACAGCTGGAGAAAGTGCGTGAGGAGAAAGCGAAGAAGCGAGGGAAGTTTGATGACCGGGTTTATTTAGTGGAAACAGAAGAAGCGTAGTTTGGTGGTGCAAATAGTGAAGGGAGCGAGCGTTGGCAGGTGAGTTTTAATTTAAAAGTAGGAGAAATAAAAAAAGCTTATTTAACAGAACAAGAAATTTGGAAGATCATTAATCAATTTTTTGCTAATGGTCACTTTACCACAACGTATAAATATGGTTTACTGAAGGCTTTAATTGAAAACCTATATAACGTTGACAATCAGTTAGTCCTCACGTTTGATCAAATTTATTTTTCGTTTGCTAAAATATATTGGAATTTGGTTATTCATCATGATTTAAATCAATTAAATACACCCAATAGACAAGCTGGAATTCAAAAGGAATTAAAGGAATTTCAGTTAATGCATTGTGTCCCCAATGAAGTAGTATTTGATCGTTTACCAAGTAATCTTCAATTGCAATTAGTAGAAAGAACTAAAAAAGTGGGGGCAAAGTATGTAGTAGGGGCGTTATACGGAGATATGGAAGGTTCTATTTATGAGTTTGATAAAAGAACCGGGTACATAAAGTTTAATAGCAGTATGTATATTTTTTTACAAAAATATAGACAAATTGTTACTCATTTAACCAATTATCATTTAGCTAAATTTTTAGAAAAGCATAATGACAAGGATAAGTTAGAAGATGTCTTGTTAAAAGTAGAAAATATTTCAAAACGCGAATCACTGCATGCATTCTATAACATACTTTGGAAATTCGAAACAAAAGAATGTTTTTATTGTGGAAAACGTCTTTCTGATAAACGCATCGCTACTCATGTAGATCATTTTATTCCATGGAGTTATATCCAATCAGATAATATGTGGAATTTGGTGTTAAGCTGTCAAAGCTGCAACACAAAAAAGAGCAATAAACTAGCTAAGAGTGTATACCTTGAGAAGATGTTTGTTCGTAATGATAATCTTAAATTAACAGCAGTTCACAATGATTTTAACTATTATTCGGAGCGTAAGTTAAAAGCTCTTTATGAATATGCTGGAATGAATGGATACGTAGAAAACTGGTCTCCTTAACCGTGAGTATTTCTCTTTTCATCTCAGTTACAAAATCCCCTCTTGAAATTTTGTTCACCAAACAAGTAAACTAAAGACATAAGGTTGGAAAAATTGGGATAAGAAATTCATGAGGTAAGGGAGAACAAGTCGATGGAGATGGATCAAGAGAAATTTAATAAAGTGATTGAAGCGGCAAGGATGTATTATATTCTTGATTATAATCAAAGTGAAATTGCAAAAAAGCTTGGTGTATCAAGGCCTACGGTTTCTCGATTGCTGCAGACAGCAAAAGAAGAAGGCATTGTTCAAATTAAAATTGTGGATTCATCTATCAATAGTGAAAAATTGTCTTCTCAACTTGAACAAAAATTCAATTTAAAAAAAGCAATCGTAACACCGGTGCCTCAATATGAAAATCACATTATTAAAAGTCATCTAGGCGTGGCAGCAGCTGACTATCTCTATGATATCGTAAAAGATGGAGATATTATTGGCGTGACGTGGGGAACAACTCTTTATCAAGTGGCCATCGATTTAAAACAAAAGTATGTGAATGACGTGCAGGTTGTGCAGTTAAAAGGAGGAGTAAGTCATTCAGAAACGAGCACGTATGCTTCTGAAATTATGTACTTATTTGGAAAGGCATACAATACGCCTCCTATGCACCTTCCGTTGCCTGTGATTGTCGATCATGTAGTTGTCAAAAAAGCAATGGAAACGGATCGTCATATTAAGCGCATTTTAGATTTAGGCAAACAAGCCAATATTGCCGTATTTACTACGGGACCCATTAAAACGGATTCGCTGCTTTTTCAGCTTGGCTACTTTTCTGAACAAGATGTAGAGATGATTTCCTCGCGAGCAGTGGGAGACATTTGTTCACGTTTTTTTGATAAAGATGGACAAATTTGCAATGAAAGCCTGGATGAACGGACGCTTGGACTTGATTTAGAAGAACTGAAGAAGAAAGAGTACGCCATTTTAGTAGCCGGTGGGGATCAGAAAATTGACAGCATTTACGGAGCGCTGCAAGGTAAATTTGCAAATGTGCTGGTTACTGATCAGTTTACAGCGCGATTTTTGTTAGATAAGCAAGAGTAAGGGAGATGAAGGCGGTGTTTTTTCAAGAGCAAAAGCTTTACCGGATTGAAGTAATAGAAGATATTATATCTTATTCTGCATCATCTCTGCAGGCACAGCGAAACCGGTAGCCTTTTCAAGCGGACGTTTCAAAAGACCGAGTGATTGCCAAGGGAACCACGGGCTATATCATTAAACGGTGGGGAAGAATGTATTTTTCTCCTGATGCTAATCAAAAAGGAATTGAACGATTTACACCCTCTAATCAGCCACATGTATTAATTCCTTATAAAAAGGTAAAGAATAAGTACCGAATCGTTTTGTCATTTGTGATAAAAGCTGAAAAATAAGGGAAGACTTCCGAGTGCGGAAGTCTTTTTTTATTCACTAAAACAGAGGCTATAAATATTTTTGAACAAATGTAAATATATCTGTTTACAATTGTTCAAAGCTATTATATAGTAAGGGTGTAAGTTGTTGAAAACGTTTTAGTGGATGCACAATATGCAGATACTTTTAGGGGGAAAACGTCATGAGAATGGTTGACTTAATTGAAAAAAAACGTAATGGACATGAATTAAATAAAGCTGAAATTGATTTTATTATTGAAGGTTATACAAAAGGGGATTTACCTGATTATCAGCTATCAGCATTTGCGATGGCGATTTACTTTCAAGGGATGACGCAAGAAGAACGCGTAAATTTAACGCAAGCAATGGTTGAATCAGGCGATCAAATCGACTTATCAAAAATTGAAGGTATTAAAGTGGATAAACACAGCACAGGCGGCGTAGGTGATACAACAACACTTGTACTAGGACCTTTAGTAGCTGCGGTTGAT is part of the Priestia aryabhattai genome and encodes:
- a CDS encoding glycoside hydrolase family 25 protein: MKKRQFTAAVVLFALVSFIFFLWSKGWVIPNAISANRYDIKGVDVSSYQGEIDWNVLSKQDIQFAFIKATEGSSFQDPLFKQNWEQANRKNMRIGAYHFFSYDSKGETQAANFIKTVSFKNNDLPPVIDVEFYGDKKQNLPSQKHVYKELSSMIKHLESHYDKRVILYTTPKAYDLYIKNRYPECDIWIRDVVKKPILEEQKNWTFWQYTDKGRLSGYKGKETFIDLNVFNGTQAEFEKY
- a CDS encoding nucleoside triphosphate pyrophosphohydrolase, with product MPTYNKLVRDKIPTIIEQSGKTFKSRVLQREEYQNELMKKAKEELQEYIEAQTHQESIEELADLLEVMHALAAVHGATPEQLEKVREEKAKKRGKFDDRVYLVETEEA
- a CDS encoding HNH endonuclease — its product is MSFNLKVGEIKKAYLTEQEIWKIINQFFANGHFTTTYKYGLLKALIENLYNVDNQLVLTFDQIYFSFAKIYWNLVIHHDLNQLNTPNRQAGIQKELKEFQLMHCVPNEVVFDRLPSNLQLQLVERTKKVGAKYVVGALYGDMEGSIYEFDKRTGYIKFNSSMYIFLQKYRQIVTHLTNYHLAKFLEKHNDKDKLEDVLLKVENISKRESLHAFYNILWKFETKECFYCGKRLSDKRIATHVDHFIPWSYIQSDNMWNLVLSCQSCNTKKSNKLAKSVYLEKMFVRNDNLKLTAVHNDFNYYSERKLKALYEYAGMNGYVENWSP
- a CDS encoding sugar-binding transcriptional regulator, encoding MDQEKFNKVIEAARMYYILDYNQSEIAKKLGVSRPTVSRLLQTAKEEGIVQIKIVDSSINSEKLSSQLEQKFNLKKAIVTPVPQYENHIIKSHLGVAAADYLYDIVKDGDIIGVTWGTTLYQVAIDLKQKYVNDVQVVQLKGGVSHSETSTYASEIMYLFGKAYNTPPMHLPLPVIVDHVVVKKAMETDRHIKRILDLGKQANIAVFTTGPIKTDSLLFQLGYFSEQDVEMISSRAVGDICSRFFDKDGQICNESLDERTLGLDLEELKKKEYAILVAGGDQKIDSIYGALQGKFANVLVTDQFTARFLLDKQE